A single window of Rubripirellula lacrimiformis DNA harbors:
- a CDS encoding DUF1501 domain-containing protein — MKPLDITTESQMMLTRRHFFGRSASGIGMAALASMMGSPDVAQGATNDAGIPQPNGWMKEYHTPPKAKRVIYLFQSGAPSQQELFDHKPALEQNEGKELRDFVDMNQRVTGMTAGQSSFPLAGSRYKFARHGESGLELGSELLPQISTLADDMCLIRSMHTEAINHDPAMTFFQSGNQLPGRPSVGSWLHYGLGSMNDNLPTFISMVSRGTGRPNCQPLYDRLWGSGFLPSTYAGVKLMSVGDPVLYLNNPDGLDAAARRRMLDDLAKLNQEKLDQFGDPEIHTRIQQYELAYRMQTSVPELIDFSDEPQHVLDAYGPDVTTRGTYAYNCLLARRLAERDVRFIQLFHMGWDQHFTLPKQLPGQCRDVDQATTALVNDLKQRGLMEDTLVVWGGEFGRTSYCQGTLNAETYGRDHHPRCFSLWMAGAGIKPGMSYGATDEVCYNITESPVHVHDLHATMLHLLGIDHERLTYRFQGRYFRLTDVHGRVVKDILA, encoded by the coding sequence ATGAAACCTCTCGATATCACCACCGAAAGCCAGATGATGCTGACGCGTCGGCATTTCTTTGGACGCAGTGCATCAGGGATCGGAATGGCGGCTTTGGCATCCATGATGGGGAGTCCCGACGTTGCGCAGGGGGCGACCAACGACGCGGGAATCCCGCAACCCAATGGATGGATGAAGGAATATCACACGCCGCCCAAAGCGAAGCGAGTGATCTACCTGTTCCAAAGTGGTGCACCATCCCAACAGGAACTGTTCGACCACAAGCCGGCGCTCGAGCAGAACGAGGGAAAAGAGCTGCGGGATTTTGTCGACATGAATCAACGCGTGACGGGAATGACGGCAGGGCAGTCTTCCTTTCCGCTTGCGGGATCCCGATACAAGTTTGCACGGCATGGCGAATCGGGATTGGAATTGGGCAGCGAACTGTTGCCCCAGATTTCGACTTTGGCAGACGACATGTGCTTGATCCGGTCGATGCATACCGAAGCGATCAACCATGATCCGGCCATGACATTCTTCCAAAGCGGAAACCAGTTGCCGGGCCGTCCCAGCGTCGGTTCGTGGTTGCACTATGGCCTGGGCAGCATGAACGACAACCTGCCGACTTTCATTTCGATGGTGTCGCGAGGGACCGGACGCCCCAATTGCCAACCGCTGTACGACCGGCTTTGGGGAAGTGGATTTTTGCCGTCGACCTACGCGGGCGTCAAATTGATGAGCGTCGGTGATCCTGTTTTGTATTTGAATAATCCCGACGGCTTGGACGCAGCGGCTAGACGGCGGATGCTGGACGACTTGGCGAAACTGAACCAAGAAAAGTTGGACCAGTTTGGCGATCCCGAAATCCATACGCGAATCCAACAGTACGAACTTGCGTACCGCATGCAAACGTCGGTACCAGAGCTGATCGATTTTTCGGACGAACCCCAACACGTGTTGGACGCCTATGGTCCGGATGTGACTACGCGTGGAACGTATGCGTACAACTGTCTGCTAGCACGCCGGTTGGCTGAACGAGATGTGCGGTTCATCCAATTGTTTCACATGGGATGGGACCAGCATTTCACGCTTCCCAAACAGTTGCCCGGTCAATGTCGCGACGTGGACCAGGCTACCACTGCACTGGTCAACGATCTGAAACAACGCGGGTTGATGGAGGATACGTTGGTGGTATGGGGGGGCGAGTTTGGCAGGACGTCGTACTGCCAAGGGACGCTGAACGCGGAAACCTACGGTCGCGATCACCACCCCCGATGCTTCTCGCTTTGGATGGCTGGTGCGGGAATCAAGCCCGGCATGTCGTACGGAGCCACCGACGAGGTCTGTTACAACATCACCGAATCGCCCGTTCACGTGCACGATTTGCACGCCACCATGTTGCACCTGTTAGGGATCGATCACGAGCGGTTGACGTACCGTTTCCAAGGACGCTATTTCCGGCTGACGGACGTGCACGGCCGCGTGGTCAAAGATATCTTGGCCTAG